A genome region from Pseudomonas pergaminensis includes the following:
- a CDS encoding sensor histidine kinase — translation MPMSFSLTQMLLISAAYLAALFGVAWISERGMIPRAIIRHPLTYTLSLGVYASAWAFYGTVGLAYQYGYGFLSSYLGVSGAFLLAPVLLYPILKITRTYQLSSLADLFAFRFRSTWAGALTTVFMLIGVLPLLALQIQAVADSISILTREPVQHRVALAFCALITLFTIFFGSRHIATREKHEGLVFAIAFESVIKLIAIGGVGLYALYGVFDGPQQLELWLLQNQTALAALHTPLQEGPWRTLLLVFFASAIVMPHMYHMTFTENLNPRSLVSASWGLPLFLLLMSLAVPLILWAGLKLGATTNPEYFTLGIGIAANSPALALLAYVGGLSAASGLIIVTTLALSGMALNHLVLPLYQPPAEGNIYRWLKWTRRALIVAIIMAGYGFYLLLGAGQDLANLGIVAFVATLQFLPGVLSVLYWPTANRRGFIAGLLAGILVWIVTMLLPLVGNLQGFYIPLLNMIYVLDDTSWHMAAIASLAANVLMFTLISLFTNASPEETSAAEACAVDNVRRPQRRELHAASPQEFATQLAKPLGAKAAQKEVEQALRDLYLPFDERRPYALRRLRDRIEANLSGLMGPSVSQDMVETFLPYKAGGENYVTEDIHFIESRLEDYHSRLTGLAAELDALRRYHRQTLQELPMGVCSLAKDQEILMWNKAMEELTGIAAQRVVGSRLNTLGDPWKELLQGFINLPDEHLHKQHLALDGQTRWLNLHKAAIDEPLAPGNSGLVLLVEDLTETQMLEDKLVHSERLASIGRLAAGVAHEIGNPITGIACLAQNLREEREEDGEITEISGQILEQTKRVSRIVQSLMSFAHAGAHQNQDEAVCLAEVAQDAIGLLALNRRNFEVQFFNLCDPDHWVDGDSQRLAQVLINLLSNARDATPAGGAVRVKTEAFEHTVDLIVEDEGSGIPQNIMDRLFEPFFTTKDPGEGTGLGLALVYSIVEEHYGQITIDSPADTESQRGTRIRVTLPRHVEATSAVN, via the coding sequence ATGCCGATGAGCTTTAGCCTCACCCAGATGCTGCTGATCAGCGCCGCCTACCTGGCCGCGTTGTTCGGAGTCGCCTGGATCAGTGAGCGCGGAATGATTCCGCGGGCGATCATTCGCCATCCGTTGACCTACACCTTGTCCCTCGGCGTATACGCCAGTGCCTGGGCGTTCTATGGCACCGTGGGCCTGGCCTATCAGTACGGTTATGGCTTTCTGTCGAGCTACCTCGGCGTGTCCGGCGCGTTTCTGCTGGCGCCGGTGCTGCTGTATCCGATCCTGAAAATCACCCGTACCTACCAACTGTCTTCCCTCGCCGACCTGTTTGCCTTTCGCTTTCGCAGCACCTGGGCCGGCGCGCTGACGACTGTCTTCATGTTGATCGGCGTGTTGCCGTTGCTGGCCCTGCAAATCCAGGCCGTGGCCGACTCCATCAGCATCCTGACCCGCGAGCCGGTACAGCATCGGGTCGCCCTGGCCTTCTGCGCACTGATCACGTTGTTCACGATTTTCTTTGGCTCACGCCACATCGCCACCCGCGAAAAACACGAAGGCCTGGTGTTTGCGATTGCCTTTGAGTCGGTGATCAAGCTGATCGCCATCGGTGGCGTCGGCCTTTATGCGCTGTACGGCGTGTTCGACGGCCCGCAACAGCTGGAACTGTGGCTGCTGCAGAACCAGACCGCCCTCGCCGCCCTGCACACCCCATTGCAGGAAGGCCCATGGCGCACGCTGCTGCTGGTGTTCTTCGCCTCGGCAATTGTGATGCCGCACATGTACCACATGACCTTCACCGAGAACCTCAACCCGCGCTCGCTGGTCAGTGCGAGCTGGGGCTTGCCGTTGTTCCTGTTGCTGATGAGCCTGGCGGTGCCGCTCATCCTGTGGGCAGGCTTGAAACTGGGCGCCACCACCAACCCCGAATACTTCACCCTCGGCATCGGTATTGCCGCGAATAGCCCGGCCTTGGCGCTGCTGGCGTACGTAGGCGGGTTGTCGGCGGCCAGCGGGCTGATCATCGTGACAACCCTGGCGCTGTCGGGCATGGCACTCAACCACCTGGTATTGCCGCTGTACCAGCCGCCGGCTGAAGGCAATATCTACCGCTGGCTGAAATGGACGCGCCGCGCGCTGATCGTCGCGATCATCATGGCCGGCTATGGGTTCTACCTGTTACTGGGCGCCGGGCAGGACTTGGCCAACCTGGGTATCGTCGCGTTTGTCGCCACCTTGCAGTTCTTGCCGGGCGTGTTGTCGGTGCTGTACTGGCCAACCGCCAATCGCCGCGGCTTCATCGCCGGGTTGCTGGCGGGGATCCTGGTGTGGATCGTAACCATGCTGTTGCCGCTGGTCGGCAATCTGCAGGGCTTCTACATCCCGCTGCTGAACATGATCTACGTGCTGGATGACACCAGTTGGCACATGGCGGCGATTGCGTCGTTGGCCGCCAACGTCTTGATGTTCACGCTGATCTCCCTGTTCACCAACGCCAGCCCGGAAGAAACCAGCGCCGCCGAAGCGTGCGCGGTGGATAACGTACGCCGCCCGCAACGCCGCGAACTGCATGCGGCCTCCCCCCAGGAGTTCGCCACGCAACTAGCCAAGCCCTTGGGCGCAAAGGCCGCGCAAAAGGAAGTCGAACAGGCGCTGCGCGACCTCTACCTGCCATTTGACGAGCGCCGCCCCTATGCGTTGCGGCGCCTGCGTGACCGTATCGAGGCCAACCTGTCCGGCTTGATGGGGCCAAGCGTGTCCCAGGACATGGTGGAAACCTTCCTGCCCTATAAGGCCGGCGGCGAAAACTATGTGACCGAAGACATCCATTTCATCGAAAGCCGGCTGGAGGATTACCACTCACGCCTTACCGGTCTCGCCGCCGAACTCGATGCCTTGCGCCGCTACCACCGCCAGACCCTGCAGGAATTACCCATGGGCGTGTGCTCCCTGGCCAAGGACCAGGAGATCCTGATGTGGAACAAGGCCATGGAAGAACTCACCGGTATCGCGGCACAGCGGGTGGTCGGTTCACGCCTCAATACCCTGGGCGACCCGTGGAAAGAATTGCTGCAAGGCTTCATCAACCTGCCCGACGAGCACTTGCACAAGCAGCACCTGGCCCTCGACGGCCAGACCCGTTGGCTCAACCTGCACAAAGCCGCCATCGACGAACCCCTGGCGCCCGGTAACAGCGGCCTGGTGTTGCTGGTGGAAGACCTGACCGAAACCCAGATGCTCGAAGACAAGCTGGTGCATTCCGAGCGGTTGGCCAGCATTGGCCGACTGGCGGCGGGTGTGGCCCATGAAATCGGCAACCCGATCACCGGTATCGCTTGCCTCGCGCAGAACCTGCGGGAAGAGCGCGAAGAAGACGGCGAGATCACCGAGATCAGCGGGCAGATCCTCGAACAGACCAAGCGTGTTTCACGCATCGTGCAGTCGCTGATGAGCTTTGCCCATGCCGGCGCCCATCAGAACCAGGACGAAGCCGTGTGCCTGGCCGAAGTAGCACAGGATGCCATTGGGCTGCTGGCCTTGAACCGGCGCAATTTCGAAGTACAGTTCTTCAACTTGTGCGACCCCGACCATTGGGTCGACGGCGACTCACAACGCCTGGCCCAAGTGCTGATCAACCTGTTGTCCAACGCCCGTGACGCAACCCCTGCCGGCGGTGCGGTACGCGTCAAGACCGAGGCTTTCGAACATACGGTCGATCTGATCGTCGAAGATGAAGGTAGCGGTATTCCACAGAACATCATGGACCGATTGTTCGAACCCTTCTTCACCACCAAGGACCCAGGTGAAGGTACCGGTCTGGGCCTTGCACTGGTCTATTCCATCGTTGAAGAGCATTATGGACAAATCACCATCGACAGCCCGGCTGACACCGAAAGCCAACGCGGCACCCGTATTCGGGTGACCTTGCCGCGTCATGTCGAAGCGACGTCCGCTGTGAACTGA
- a CDS encoding sigma-54-dependent transcriptional regulator codes for MPHILIVEDETIIRSALRRLLERNQYQVSEAGSVQEAQERFSIPTFDLIVSDLRLPGAPGTELIKLGQGTPVLIMTSYASLRSAVDSMKMGAVDYIAKPFDHDEMLQAVARILRDRQSASSAPAEQRPAGKTADKPGVDNSNGEIGIIGSCPPMQDLYSKIRKVAPTDSNVLIQGESGTGKELVARALHNLSKRAKAPMISVNCAAIPESLIESELFGHEKGAFTGASAGRAGLVEAADGGTLFLDEIGELPLEAQARLLRVLQEGEIRRVGSVQSQKVDVRLIAATHRDLKSLAKIGQFREDLYYRLHVIALKLPALRERGADVNEIASAFLLRQSARINRTDLKFAPDAEQAIRHYSWPGNVRELENAVERAVILSESPEISAELLGIDIELSDLEDDDFIGLAPQQGGGSNTSHEPTEDLSLEDYFQHFVLEHQDHMTETELARKLGVSRKCLWERRQRLGIPRRKTGVASES; via the coding sequence ATGCCGCACATTTTGATCGTCGAAGACGAAACCATTATCCGCTCTGCCTTGCGTCGCCTGCTTGAACGTAATCAGTACCAAGTCAGCGAAGCCGGCTCGGTGCAGGAAGCCCAAGAGCGTTTCAGCATTCCCACGTTCGACCTGATTGTCAGTGACCTGCGCCTGCCTGGCGCGCCTGGTACCGAGTTGATCAAGCTTGGCCAGGGCACCCCTGTGCTGATCATGACCAGCTACGCCAGCCTGCGTTCGGCAGTGGACTCCATGAAGATGGGCGCGGTGGACTACATCGCCAAACCTTTCGACCATGACGAGATGCTCCAGGCCGTTGCGCGCATCCTGCGTGACCGCCAGTCGGCCAGCAGTGCGCCAGCCGAACAGCGCCCGGCCGGAAAAACGGCCGACAAGCCAGGCGTCGACAACAGCAACGGTGAGATCGGCATCATCGGCTCCTGCCCACCGATGCAGGACCTCTACAGCAAGATCCGCAAAGTCGCGCCCACCGACTCCAATGTATTGATCCAAGGCGAGTCAGGCACCGGTAAAGAACTGGTGGCCCGCGCCCTGCATAACCTGTCCAAGCGTGCCAAGGCGCCGATGATCTCGGTGAACTGCGCGGCAATCCCTGAATCCCTGATCGAGTCCGAACTGTTTGGCCACGAGAAAGGCGCATTCACTGGCGCCAGTGCCGGGCGCGCGGGCCTGGTAGAAGCTGCGGACGGCGGCACGTTGTTCCTTGATGAAATCGGCGAGCTGCCACTGGAAGCCCAGGCGCGCTTGCTGCGCGTGCTCCAGGAAGGTGAGATTCGCCGCGTAGGCTCGGTGCAGTCGCAAAAGGTCGATGTGCGCCTGATCGCGGCCACTCACCGTGACCTCAAGAGCCTGGCCAAGATCGGCCAGTTCCGTGAAGACTTGTACTACCGTCTACACGTGATCGCGCTCAAGCTGCCGGCCCTGCGTGAGCGTGGCGCCGACGTCAACGAGATCGCCAGCGCGTTCCTGCTGCGCCAGAGCGCGCGCATCAACCGTACCGACCTGAAGTTCGCCCCGGACGCCGAGCAGGCCATTCGGCATTACTCGTGGCCGGGTAACGTGCGGGAGCTGGAAAATGCGGTCGAGCGTGCGGTGATTCTGTCCGAGAGCCCGGAAATTTCCGCCGAACTGCTGGGTATCGACATCGAGCTCAGCGACTTGGAGGATGACGACTTCATCGGCCTCGCGCCTCAACAGGGCGGCGGCAGCAATACCAGCCATGAGCCGACTGAAGACCTGTCGCTGGAAGACTACTTCCAGCATTTCGTCCTTGAGCATCAGGACCACATGACCGAGACCGAACTGGCGCGCAAGCTGGGCGTAAGCCGCAAATGCCTGTGGGAGCGCCGCCAACGCCTGGGTATTCCACGGCGCAAGACGGGTGTGGCCAGCGAGAGCTGA
- a CDS encoding polynucleotide adenylyltransferase PcnB, translated as MLKKLFQSFRSPLRRTQHKRSTPEVLNSSQHSLQRAQFSRYAVNIVERLQNAGYQAYLVGGCVRDMLLNITPKDFDVATSATPEQVRAEFRNARIIGRRFKLVHIHFGREIIEVATFRAGHPQNDEEEDTNQSSRNESGRILRDNVYGTLEEDAQRRDFTINALYYDPVSERILDYANGVHDIRNNLIRLIGDPVQRYQEDPVRMLRAVRFAAKLNFGIEKHTAAPIRDLAPMLREIPSARLFEEVLKLFLSGYAADTFEMLVDLQLFDPLFPASAEALEYNPTYTHTLISEALINTDLRIKQNKPVTPAFLFAALLWPALPKRVLRLQERGMPPIPAMQEAAHELIAEQCQRIAIPKRFTMPIREIWDMQERLPRRSGKRADLLLDNPRFRAGYDFLLLRESAGEQTDGLGEWWTDYQDANDSERRDMIRDLGSKGDGAGEGPKKRRRSGAKRKRSAADASGAAGE; from the coding sequence ATGCTGAAGAAGTTGTTCCAGTCATTCCGTTCTCCCTTGCGTCGTACGCAACACAAACGCAGCACGCCTGAAGTGCTCAATAGCAGCCAGCATTCGCTGCAACGCGCTCAATTCAGCCGTTATGCAGTGAACATCGTCGAACGTTTGCAGAACGCCGGCTACCAGGCTTATCTGGTGGGCGGGTGCGTACGCGACATGTTGCTCAATATCACGCCCAAGGACTTCGACGTCGCCACCAGCGCCACACCCGAGCAGGTACGCGCTGAATTCCGCAACGCGCGGATCATCGGCCGGCGCTTCAAGTTGGTGCATATCCACTTCGGTCGCGAAATCATCGAAGTCGCGACGTTCCGCGCAGGCCACCCGCAAAACGATGAAGAGGAAGACACTAACCAGTCCTCCCGCAACGAAAGCGGGCGCATTTTGCGCGACAACGTCTACGGCACCCTGGAAGAAGACGCGCAGCGCCGCGACTTCACCATCAACGCCCTCTATTACGATCCGGTCAGCGAGCGCATCCTCGATTACGCCAATGGCGTACACGATATCCGCAATAACCTGATCCGCCTGATCGGCGACCCGGTCCAGCGCTACCAGGAAGACCCGGTGCGCATGCTGCGGGCCGTGCGTTTCGCCGCCAAGCTGAACTTCGGCATCGAGAAACACACCGCTGCGCCAATTCGCGACCTGGCACCGATGCTGCGGGAAATTCCCTCGGCACGCCTGTTCGAAGAAGTGCTCAAGCTGTTCCTCTCGGGCTACGCCGCCGACACCTTTGAAATGCTGGTGGACCTGCAGCTATTCGATCCACTGTTCCCGGCCAGCGCCGAGGCCTTGGAATACAACCCGACGTACACCCACACCTTGATCAGCGAAGCGTTGATCAACACCGACCTGCGCATCAAGCAGAACAAGCCGGTTACCCCGGCGTTCCTGTTTGCTGCCCTGTTGTGGCCAGCCCTGCCAAAACGTGTACTGCGCTTGCAGGAACGTGGCATGCCGCCGATCCCGGCCATGCAGGAAGCCGCGCATGAGCTGATCGCCGAACAGTGCCAGCGCATCGCTATTCCGAAACGCTTCACTATGCCGATCCGCGAGATCTGGGACATGCAGGAGCGTCTGCCACGCCGCAGCGGCAAACGCGCCGACCTGTTGCTGGACAACCCGCGTTTCCGCGCCGGCTATGACTTCCTGCTGCTGCGTGAGAGCGCCGGTGAGCAGACTGATGGCCTGGGCGAATGGTGGACCGACTACCAGGACGCCAACGACAGCGAGCGCCGCGATATGATCCGCGACCTCGGCAGCAAGGGCGATGGCGCCGGCGAAGGCCCGAAGAAGCGCCGTCGCAGCGGTGCCAAGCGCAAGCGCAGCGCCGCTGATGCCTCGGGCGCAGCAGGCGAATAA
- the folK gene encoding 2-amino-4-hydroxy-6-hydroxymethyldihydropteridine diphosphokinase, translating to MERIYVGMGSNLAAPDQQLRSALDALAQLPGTTVAGVSTFYQSDSLLPGQPRYTNAVAALDSHLAPLELLDALQAIENDQGRERLERWGPRTLDLDILLFGDRLIDEPRLKVPHYQMHLRAFVLYPLAELAPASLTLPDGQTLDDLLAACPFVGLERLPQN from the coding sequence GTGGAACGCATCTACGTCGGCATGGGCAGCAACCTCGCGGCCCCGGATCAGCAATTGCGCAGCGCTCTTGACGCGCTGGCGCAATTGCCAGGCACCACCGTCGCCGGTGTCTCGACCTTCTATCAAAGTGACTCCCTGCTCCCGGGCCAGCCGCGCTACACCAACGCGGTGGCCGCCCTGGACAGCCACCTTGCGCCCCTGGAACTGCTGGACGCGCTGCAAGCCATCGAGAATGACCAAGGCCGCGAACGCCTTGAACGATGGGGCCCACGCACGCTCGACCTGGACATCCTGCTGTTTGGTGATCGCTTGATCGATGAACCGCGCCTCAAGGTCCCGCACTACCAGATGCACCTGCGCGCATTTGTGCTGTACCCGTTGGCCGAACTGGCACCCGCCAGCCTGACGTTACCCGATGGCCAAACCCTCGACGACTTACTGGCAGCCTGCCCGTTTGTCGGCCTGGAACGCTTGCCCCAAAACTGA
- the panB gene encoding 3-methyl-2-oxobutanoate hydroxymethyltransferase: MPDITLTTLQSLKLKGEKIAMLTCYDATFAHASCQAGVEVLLVGDSLGMVLQGNDSTLPVTTDELAYHTASVKRGNDGAFIIADLPFMGYATLEQTFLNAGKLMQAGAHMIKVEGAVWLAESIRLLAERGVPVCAHMGLTPQSVNILGGYKVQGRNEAQARQMRADAIALEQAGAAMILLECVPSELAAEITQAVKVPVIGIGAGSATDGQVLVLHDMLGLSISGRVPKFVKNFMAGQASIHDALSAYVAEVKGVTFPGAEHGFSA, encoded by the coding sequence ATGCCAGACATTACCCTGACCACCTTGCAGAGCCTCAAGCTCAAAGGTGAAAAAATCGCCATGCTGACCTGCTATGACGCCACCTTCGCCCACGCCAGTTGCCAGGCCGGGGTTGAAGTGCTGCTGGTAGGTGACTCCCTCGGCATGGTTCTTCAAGGGAATGACAGCACCCTGCCCGTCACCACTGATGAACTTGCGTACCACACCGCCAGCGTCAAGCGCGGTAACGATGGTGCCTTCATCATCGCCGACCTGCCATTCATGGGTTACGCGACGCTCGAACAAACCTTCCTGAATGCCGGCAAGCTGATGCAAGCCGGTGCGCACATGATCAAAGTCGAAGGCGCGGTGTGGCTTGCCGAGTCGATCCGCCTGCTGGCCGAACGCGGCGTGCCGGTCTGCGCGCACATGGGGCTGACGCCACAGTCGGTGAACATCCTCGGCGGCTACAAGGTTCAGGGCCGCAATGAGGCCCAGGCGCGCCAGATGCGTGCCGATGCCATTGCCCTGGAGCAGGCCGGCGCGGCAATGATCCTGCTTGAATGCGTGCCGAGCGAACTGGCGGCGGAGATCACCCAGGCCGTGAAAGTGCCGGTGATCGGTATCGGCGCAGGTTCCGCCACCGACGGCCAGGTGCTGGTGCTGCACGACATGCTCGGCCTGTCGATCAGCGGCCGCGTGCCGAAGTTCGTGAAAAACTTCATGGCCGGCCAAGCCAGCATCCACGACGCATTAAGCGCCTACGTCGCCGAAGTCAAAGGCGTGACCTTCCCTGGCGCCGAACACGGATTTTCTGCATGA
- the panC gene encoding pantoate--beta-alanine ligase — translation MNTVKTVRELRAAVTHARNAGKRIGFVPTMGNLHSGHATLVTKAAQQADFVVASIFVNPLQFGAGEDLDKYPRTLAADQEKLLQAGCNLLFAPTVEEMYPGGMTGQTRVSVPQLSEGLCGASRPGHFEGVATVVSKLFNMVQPDMAVFGQKDYQQLAVIRAMVHDLNMPIQIIGEPTVRADDGLALSSRNGYLTDEQRAIAPVLYRSLSHIGAAIKAGDHDFAKLRAEQVLQIEAAGLRLDYLEVRQGVHLRPATPEDRDIVILVAAYLGATRLIDNLHLTLD, via the coding sequence ATGAACACCGTTAAAACCGTACGTGAACTGCGGGCCGCTGTTACCCACGCCCGCAACGCCGGCAAGCGCATTGGCTTTGTGCCGACCATGGGCAACCTGCACAGTGGCCATGCCACGCTGGTGACCAAGGCGGCCCAGCAGGCCGACTTCGTGGTGGCCAGCATCTTCGTCAACCCGCTGCAGTTTGGCGCCGGCGAAGACCTGGACAAATACCCGCGCACCCTCGCCGCCGACCAGGAAAAGCTGCTGCAAGCCGGCTGCAACCTGTTGTTCGCGCCCACCGTTGAGGAAATGTACCCCGGTGGCATGACCGGCCAGACCCGCGTCAGCGTGCCGCAATTGTCTGAAGGCCTGTGTGGCGCCAGCCGTCCGGGGCACTTCGAAGGCGTGGCGACGGTGGTCAGCAAGCTGTTCAACATGGTCCAGCCGGACATGGCGGTGTTTGGCCAGAAGGATTACCAGCAACTGGCCGTGATCCGCGCCATGGTCCATGACCTGAACATGCCGATCCAGATCATCGGCGAGCCCACTGTGCGCGCCGACGATGGCCTCGCGCTGTCGTCGCGCAATGGCTACCTCACCGATGAACAACGGGCCATTGCGCCAGTGCTGTACCGCAGCCTCAGCCACATTGGCGCAGCAATCAAAGCCGGTGACCACGACTTCGCCAAGCTGCGTGCCGAGCAGGTGCTGCAGATCGAAGCCGCCGGTCTGCGCCTGGACTACCTCGAAGTACGCCAAGGCGTGCATTTGCGCCCCGCCACACCCGAGGACCGCGATATCGTGATCCTGGTCGCCGCCTATCTGGGAGCCACCCGCCTCATCGATAACCTGCACCTGACCCTCGACTGA
- the pgi gene encoding glucose-6-phosphate isomerase — protein sequence MAYYRTPHDVTALPAWQALNQHRQAMQDFSMREAFNADPQRFSQFTLSSCGLFLDYSKNLITSETRDLLVGLAKEVGLKDAIDSLYAGEPVNSSEGRPALHTALRRPVGDKLSVNGVNIMPDVHKVLNQITDLVGRIHDGLWRGYTEKPITDVVNIGIGGSFLGPELVSEALLSYAHKGVRCHYLANIDGSEFHELTMKLRAETTLFIVSSKSFNTLETLKNAQAARAWYLAQGGSEAELYRHFIAVSSNNAAAVAFGIREENIFPMWDWVGGRYSLWSAIGLPIALAIGMSNFKELLSGAYTMDQHFQNAPFEANMPVLLGLLGVWYGNFWGAQSHAILPYDHYLRNITKHLQQLDMESNGKSVRQDGTPVATDTGPVIWGGVGCNGQHAYHQLLHQGTQLIPADFIVPIVSFNPVSDHHQWLYANCLSQSQALMLGKTRAEAEAELRDKGIPEDEVQKLAPHKVIPGNRPSNTIVVERISPRRLGALVAMYEHKVFVQSVIWGINAFDQWGVELGKELGKGVYNRLTGAEETSAEDASTQGLINYFRGRHRG from the coding sequence ATGGCGTACTACCGCACTCCTCATGACGTTACCGCTCTGCCCGCCTGGCAAGCGCTCAATCAACATCGCCAAGCCATGCAGGATTTCAGCATGCGCGAAGCGTTCAATGCCGATCCTCAGCGTTTCTCCCAGTTCACCTTGAGCAGCTGCGGACTTTTCCTCGATTACTCGAAAAACCTGATCACCAGCGAAACCCGTGACCTGCTCGTGGGCCTCGCCAAAGAAGTCGGCCTCAAAGACGCGATCGACTCGCTGTACGCCGGCGAGCCCGTCAATTCGTCCGAAGGTCGCCCGGCCCTGCACACCGCCCTGCGCCGCCCGGTGGGCGACAAGTTGTCGGTGAACGGCGTGAACATCATGCCGGACGTGCACAAAGTGCTGAACCAGATCACTGACCTGGTCGGGCGCATCCACGACGGCCTGTGGCGTGGCTACACCGAGAAGCCGATCACCGACGTGGTGAACATCGGTATCGGTGGCTCGTTCCTCGGCCCGGAGCTGGTCTCCGAAGCCCTGTTGTCCTACGCCCATAAAGGCGTGCGCTGCCATTACCTGGCGAACATCGACGGCAGCGAGTTCCACGAGCTGACCATGAAGCTGCGCGCCGAGACCACGCTGTTTATCGTCTCGTCGAAATCCTTCAACACCCTAGAAACCCTGAAAAACGCCCAGGCCGCCCGCGCCTGGTACCTGGCCCAGGGTGGCTCGGAAGCAGAGCTGTACCGTCACTTCATCGCTGTATCCAGCAACAACGCGGCAGCCGTGGCCTTCGGTATCCGCGAAGAAAACATCTTCCCGATGTGGGACTGGGTAGGCGGTCGTTACTCGCTGTGGTCGGCCATCGGCTTGCCAATCGCCCTGGCGATCGGCATGTCCAACTTCAAGGAGCTGCTGTCCGGTGCCTACACCATGGACCAGCATTTCCAGAACGCGCCATTCGAAGCCAACATGCCAGTACTGCTCGGCTTGCTGGGTGTGTGGTACGGCAACTTCTGGGGTGCGCAGAGCCATGCGATCCTGCCGTACGACCACTACCTGCGTAACATCACCAAGCACTTGCAACAGTTGGACATGGAATCCAACGGCAAGAGCGTGCGCCAGGACGGCACCCCAGTGGCGACCGATACCGGCCCAGTGATCTGGGGTGGCGTAGGTTGCAACGGTCAGCACGCGTATCACCAGTTGCTGCACCAGGGGACCCAACTGATCCCGGCCGACTTCATCGTGCCGATCGTCAGCTTCAACCCGGTGTCCGACCACCATCAGTGGCTGTACGCCAACTGCCTGTCCCAGAGCCAGGCACTGATGCTCGGCAAGACCCGCGCCGAAGCCGAAGCCGAGCTGCGCGACAAAGGCATCCCGGAAGACGAAGTGCAGAAGCTGGCACCGCACAAGGTGATCCCGGGCAACCGTCCGAGCAACACCATCGTGGTCGAGCGCATCAGCCCGCGTCGCCTGGGCGCACTGGTCGCCATGTATGAGCACAAAGTATTCGTACAGAGCGTGATCTGGGGCATCAACGCCTTCGACCAATGGGGCGTGGAGCTGGGCAAGGAGCTGGGCAAGGGCGTCTACAACCGCCTGACCGGCGCCGAAGAAACCTCGGCCGAAGATGCTTCGACCCAGGGCCTGATCAACTACTTCCGCGGTCGTCACCGCGGCTGA